Proteins encoded within one genomic window of Gallus gallus isolate bGalGal1 chromosome 1, bGalGal1.mat.broiler.GRCg7b, whole genome shotgun sequence:
- the HIST1H111R gene encoding histone H1.11R gives MAETAPAAAPAAAPAPAAKAAAKKPKKAAGGAKARKPAGPSVTELITKAVSASKERKGLSLAALKKALAAGGYDVEKNNSRIKLGLKSLVSKGTLVQTKGTGASGSFRLSKKPGEGLEKAPKKKASAAKPKKAAAKKPAAAAKKPKKAVAVKKSPKKAKKPAASATKKSVKSPKKAAKPKKAVAAKSPAKAKAVKPKAAKPKAAKPKAAKAKKAAAKKK, from the coding sequence ATGGCTGAGACCGCTCCTGCTgcagcgcccgccgccgccccggcccccgccgccaAGGCCGCCGCCAAGAAGCCGAAGAAGGCGGCGGGCGGCGCCAAAGCCCGCAAGCCCGCGGGCCCCAGCGTCACCGAGCTGATCACCAAGGCCGTGTCCGCCTCCAAGGAGCGCAAGGGGCTCTCCCTCGCCGCGCTCAAGAAGGCGCTGGCCGCCGGCGGCTACGACGTGGAGAAGAACAACAGCCGCATCAAGCTGGGGCTCAAGAGCCTCGTCAGCAAGGGCACCCTGGTGCAGACCAAGGGCACCGGCGCCTCGGGCTCCTTTCGGCTCAGCAAGAAGCCTGGAGAgggcttggagaaggctcctaAGAAGAAAGCATCTGCAGCCAAGCCCAAGAAGGCAGCGGCCAAGAAGCCTGCGGCTGCTGCCAAGAAGCCCAAGAAGGCGGTGGCAGTGAAGAAGAGCCCCAAGAAAGCCAAGAAGCCGGCGGCCTCAGCCACCaaaaagtcagtgaagagcCCCAAGAAAGCTGCCAAGCCGAAAAAGGCAGTGGCTGCCAAGAGCCCGGCCAAGGCAAAGGCGGTGAAGCCCAAAGCTGCCAAGCCCAAGGCGGCCAAACCCAAGGCAGCCAAGGCGAAGAAGGCAGCGGCCAAGAAGAAGTAA
- the HIST1H2BO gene encoding histone H2B 1/2/3/4/6 isoform X1: MPEPAKSAPAPKKGSKKAVTKTQKKGDKKRKKSRKESYSIYVYKVLKQVHPDTGISSKAMGIMNSFVNDIFERIAGEASRLAHYNKRSTITSREIQTAVRLLLPGELAKHAVSEGTKAVTKYTSSK, from the exons ATGCCCGAGCCGGCTAAGTCCGCGCCCGCCCCGAAGAAGGGCTCTAAGAAG GCGGTCACCAAGACCCAGAAGAAGGGCGACAAGAAGCGCAAGAAGAGCCGCAAGGAGAGCTACTCGATCTACGTGTAcaaggtgctgaagcaggtgcACCCCGACACGGGCATCTCGTCCAAGGCCATGGGCATCATGAACTCGTTCGTCAACGACATCTTCGAGCGCATCGCCGGCGAGGCGTCGCGCCTGGCGCACTACAACAAGCGCTCGACCATCACGTCGCGGGAGATCCAGACGGCCgtgcggctgctgctgcccggcgAGCTGGCCAAGCACGCGGTCTCCGAGGGCACCAAGGCGGTCACCAAGTACACCAGCTCCAAGTAG
- the HIST1H2A4L2 gene encoding histone H2A-IV, producing MSGRGKQGGKARAKAKSRSSRAGLQFPVGRVHRLLRKGNYAERVGAGAPVYLAAVLEYLTAEILELAGNAARDNKKTRIIPRHLQLAIRNDEELNKLLGKVTIAQGGVLPNIQAVLLPKKTDSHKAKAK from the coding sequence ATGTCGGGGCGCGGAAAGCAGGGCGGGAAGGCGCGCGCCAAGGCCAAGTCGCGCTCGTCGCGGGCCGGGCTGCAGTTCCCCGTGGGCCGCGTGCACCGGCTGCTGCGCAAGGGCAACTACGCGGAGCGGGTGGGCGCCGGCGCCCCGGTGTACCTGGCGGCCGTGCTGGAGTACCTGACGGCCGAGATCCTGGAGCTGGCGGGCAACGCGGCCCGCGACAACAAGAAGACGCGCATCATCCCCCGCCACCTGCAGCTGGCCATCCGCAACGACGAGGAGCTCAACAAGCTGCTGGGCAAGGTGACCATCGCGCAGGGCGGGGTGCTGCCCAACATCCAGGCCGTGCTGCTGCCCAAGAAGACCGACAGCCACAAGGCCAAGGCCAAGTGA
- the HIST1H2B7L4 gene encoding histone H2B 1/2/3/4/6, whose amino-acid sequence MPEPAKSAPAPKKGSKKAVTKTQKKGDKKRKKSRKESYSIYVYKVLKQVHPDTGISSKAMGIMNSFVNDIFERIAGEASRLAHYNKRSTITSREIQTAVRLLLPGELAKHAVSEGTKAVTKYTSSK is encoded by the coding sequence ATGCCTGAGCCGGCCAAGTCCGCGCCCGCCCCGAAGAAGGGCTCCAAGAAGGCGGTCACCAAGACCCAGAAGAAGGGCGACAAGAAGCGCAAGAAGAGCCGCAAGGAGAGCTACTCGATCTACGTGTAcaaggtgctgaagcaggtgcACCCCGACACGGGCATCTCGTCCAAGGCCATGGGCATCATGAACTCGTTCGTCAACGACATCTTCGAGCGCATCGCCGGCGAGGCGTCGCGCCTGGCGCACTACAACAAGCGCTCGACCATCACGTCGCGGGAGATCCAGACGGCCgtgcggctgctgctgcccggcgAGCTGGCCAAGCACGCGGTCTCCGAGGGCACCAAGGCGGTCACCAAGTACACCAGCTCCAAGTAG
- the HIST1H111L gene encoding histone H1.11L: MSETAPAPAAEAAPAAAPAPAKAAAKKPKKAAGGAKARKPAGPSVTELITKAVSASKERKGLSLAALKKALAAGGYDVEKNNSRIKLGLKSLVSKGTLVQTKGTGASGSFRLSKKPGEVKEKAPKKKASAAKPKKPAAKKPAAAAKKPKKAVAVKKSPKKAKKPAASATKKSAKSPKKVTKAVKPKKAVAAKSPAKAKAVKPKAAKPKAAKPKAAKAKKAAAKKK; encoded by the coding sequence ATGTCTGAGACCGCTCCGGCACCCGCTGCTGAGgcagcgcccgccgccgccccggcTCCGGCTAAGGCCGCCGCCAAGAAGCCGAAGAAGGCGGCGGGCGGCGCCAAAGCCCGCAAGCCCGCGGGCCCCAGCGTCACCGAGCTGATCACCAAGGCCGTGTCCGCCTCCAAGGAGCGCAAGGGGCTCTCCCTCGCCGCGCTCAAGAAGGCGCTGGCCGCCGGTGGCTACGACGTGGAGAAGAACAACAGCCGCATCAAGCTGGGGCTCAAGAGCCTCGTCAGCAAGGGCACCCTGGTGCAGACCAAGGGCACCGGCGCCTCGGGCTCGTTCCGTCTCAGCAAGAAGCCTGGAGAGGTGAAGGAGAAGGCTCCTAAGAAGAAAGCATCTGCAGCCAAGCCCAAGAAGCCGGCGGCCAAGAAGCCTGCGGCTGCTGCCAAGAAGCCCAAGAAGGCGGTGGCAGTGAAGAAGAGCCCCAAGAAAGCCAAGAAGCCGGCGGCCTCAGCCACCAAGAAGTCAGCAAAGAGCCCCAAGAAGGTGACCAAGGCTGTCAAGCCGAAAAAGGCGGTGGCTGCCAAGAGCCCGGCCAAGGCAAAGGCGGTGAAGCCCAAAGCTGCCAAGCCCAAGGCGGCCAAACCCAAGGCAGCCAAGGCGAAGAAGGCAGCGGCCAAGAAGAAGTAA
- the HIST1H101 gene encoding histone H1.01 translates to MSETAPAAAPDAPAPGAKAAAKKPKKAAGGAKARKPAGPSVTELITKAVSASKERKGLSLAALKKALAAGGYDVEKNNSRIKLGLKSLVSKGTLVQTKGTGASGSFRLNKKPGEVKEKAPRKRATAAKPKKPAAKKPAAAAKKPKKAAAVKKSPKKAKKPAAAATKKAAKSPKKAAKAGRPKKAAKSPAKAKAVKPKAAKPKATKPKAAKAKKTAAKKK, encoded by the coding sequence ATGTCCGAGaccgctcccgccgccgcccccgaTGCGCCCGCGCCCGGCGCCAAGGCCGCCGCCAAGAAGCCGAAGAAGGCGGCGGGCGGCGCCAAAGCCCGCAAGCCCGCGGGCCCCAGCGTCACCGAGCTGATCACCAAGGCCGTGTCCGCCTCCAAGGAGCGCAAGGGGCTCTCCCTCGCCGCGCTCAAGAAGGCGCTGGCCGCCGGCGGCTACGACGTGGAGAAGAACAACAGCCGCATCAAGCTGGGGCTCAAGAGCCTCGTCAGCAAGGGCACCCTGGTGCAGACCAAGGGCACCGGCGCCTCGGGCTCCTTTCGGCTCAACAAGAAGCCGGGTGAGGTGAAGGAGAAGGCTCCGAGGAAGCGAGCGACTGCTGCCAAGCCCAAGAAGCCGGCGGCCAAGAAGCCTGCGGCTGCTGCCAAGAAGCCCAAGAAGGCGGCGGCGGTGAAGAAGAGCCCCAAGAAAGCCAAGAAGCCGGCGGCTGCCGCCACCAAGAAGGCGGCCAAGAGCCCCAAGAAGGCCGCCAAGGCTGGCCGCCCCAAGAAGGCCGCCAAGAGCCCGGCCAAGGCAAAGGCGGTGAAGCCCAAGGCTGCCAAGCCCAAGGCGACCAAACCCAAGGCGGCCAAGGCGAAGAAGACGGCAGCCAAGAAGAAGTAA
- the HIST1H2B5 gene encoding histone H2B 5 — MPEPAKSAPAPKKGSKKAVTKTQKKGDKKRRKSRKESYSIYVYKVLKQVHPDTGISSKAMGIMNSFVNDIFERIAGEASRLAHYNKRSTITSREIQTAVRLLLPGELAKHAVSEGTKAVTKYTSSK; from the coding sequence ATGCCCGAGCCGGCTAAGTCCGCACCCGCCCCGAAGAAGGGCTCTAAGAAGGCGGTCACCAAGACCCAGAAGAAGGGTGATAAGAAAAGACGAAAGAGCCGCAAGGAGAGCTACTCGATCTACGTGTAcaaggtgctgaagcaggtgcACCCCGACACGGGCATCTCGTCCAAGGCCATGGGCATCATGAACTCGTTCGTCAACGACATCTTCGAGCGCATCGCCGGCGAGGCGTCGCGCCTGGCGCACTACAACAAGCGCTCGACCATCACGTCGCGGGAGATCCAGACGGCCgtgcggctgctgctgcccggcgAGCTGGCCAAGCACGCGGTCTCCGAGGGCACCAAGGCGGTCACCAAGTACACCAGCTCCAAGTAG
- the LOC100857439 gene encoding histone H3, with amino-acid sequence MARTKQTARKSTGGKAPRKQLATKAARKSAPATGGVKKPHRYRPGTVALREIRRYQKSTELLIRKLPFQRLVREIAQDFKTDLRFQSSAVMALQEASEAYLVGLFEDTNLCAIHAKRVTIMPKDIQLARRIRGERA; translated from the coding sequence ATGGCGCGTACGAAGCAGACGGCGCGTAAGTCGACGGGCGGGAAGGCGCCCCGCAAGCAGCTGGCCACCAAGGCGGCCCGCAAGAGCGCGCCGGCCACGGGCGGCGTGAAGAAGCCGCACCGCTACCGGCCCGGCACGGTGGCGCTGCGCGAGATCCGGCGCTACCAGAAGTCCACGGAGCTGCTGATCCGCAAGCTGCCCTTCCAGCGCCTGGTGCGCGAGATCGCACAGGACTTCAAGACCGACCTGCGCTTCCAGAGCTCGGCCGTCATGGCGCTGCAGGAGGCGAGCGAGGCCTACCTGGTGGGGCTCTTCGAGGACACCAACCTGTGCGCCATCCACGCCAAGCGCGTCACCATCATGCCCAAGGACATCCAGCTCGCCCGCCGCATCCGCGGGGAGCGCGCCTGa
- the HIST1H2BO gene encoding histone H2B 1/2/3/4/6 isoform X2, whose product MPEPAKSAPAPKKGSKKAVTKTQKKGDKKRKKSRKESYSIYVYKVLKQVHPDTGISSKAMGIMNSFVNDIFERIAGEASRLAHYNKRSTITSREIQTAVRLLLPGELAKHAVSEGTKAVTKYTSSK is encoded by the exons ATGCCCGAGCCGGCTAAGTCCGCGCCCGCCCCGAAGAAG GGCTCCAAGAAGGCGGTCACCAAGACCCAGAAGAAGGGCGACAAGAAGCGCAAGAAGAGCCGCAAGGAGAGCTACTCGATCTACGTGTAcaaggtgctgaagcaggtgcACCCCGACACGGGCATCTCGTCCAAGGCCATGGGCATCATGAACTCGTTCGTCAACGACATCTTCGAGCGCATCGCCGGCGAGGCGTCGCGCCTGGCGCACTACAACAAGCGCTCGACCATCACGTCGCGGGAGATCCAGACGGCCgtgcggctgctgctgcccggcgAGCTGGCCAAGCACGCGGTCTCCGAGGGCACCAAGGCGGTCACCAAGTACACCAGCTCCAAGTAG
- the LOC121106438 gene encoding histone H3 translates to MARTKQTARKSTGGKAPRKQLATKAARKSAPATGGVKKPHRYRPGTVALREIRRYQKSTELLIRKLPFQRLVREIAQDFKTDLRFQSSAVMALQEASEAYLVGLFEDTNLCAIHAKRVTIMPKDIQLARRIRGERA, encoded by the coding sequence ATGGCGCGTACGAAGCAGACGGCGCGTAAGTCGACGGGCGGGAAGGCGCCCCGCAAGCAGCTGGCCACCAAGGCGGCCCGCAAGAGCGCGCCGGCCACGGGCGGCGTGAAGAAGCCGCACCGCTACCGGCCCGGCACGGTGGCGCTGCGCGAGATCCGGCGCTACCAGAAGTCCACGGAGCTGCTGATCCGCAAGCTGCCCTTCCAGCGCCTGGTGCGCGAGATCGCGCAGGACTTCAAGACCGACCTGCGCTTCCAGAGCTCGGCCGTCATGGCGCTGCAGGAGGCGAGCGAGGCCTACCTGGTGGGGCTCTTCGAGGACACCAACCTGTGCGCCATCCACGCCAAGCGCGTCACCATCATGCCCAAGGACATCCAGCTCGCCCGCCGCATCCGCGGGGAGCGTGCCTGA